A single region of the Pseudothermotoga sp. genome encodes:
- a CDS encoding ExsB family protein → MICEIKDVVSNREVVVAFSGGEDSSLAAYLCKLVVGPGRVILATVDWGQFTYQVIKDNINRLATDLGLRHVYLDGTKRQRNVWKYGPNCNGCTRFAKLGTVRENFPDQLIVTGSNQSDSWGRFGPKILAGFYSPLKELSKSEIRQLISFFQIEPVKIGESSVREGCKLKHLMKMLINPDYHGKAVSEANELLLKFLRYKGKSVKLANVKIIGPLSKNIALVNVYPHLEDVEKQEIFLTLKDLNVIDEIYVLDRAVRLKILVNPGLYNDPSALEDIFTGFIERDFAVPVSVVWIKARNNRLRTFQVVDFEYE, encoded by the coding sequence TTGATATGTGAAATAAAGGATGTTGTCTCAAATAGAGAAGTTGTTGTGGCATTTTCTGGTGGTGAGGACAGCAGTTTAGCAGCCTATCTCTGTAAGCTCGTCGTTGGACCTGGACGTGTGATTCTTGCAACTGTCGATTGGGGTCAGTTCACTTACCAAGTAATCAAAGACAATATCAACAGACTCGCAACAGATCTAGGATTGAGACATGTTTATTTGGATGGAACCAAACGCCAGAGAAACGTTTGGAAATATGGTCCAAACTGTAATGGTTGTACTAGATTTGCCAAGCTTGGAACAGTTCGGGAGAACTTTCCGGATCAATTGATAGTGACTGGTTCGAACCAATCGGACAGCTGGGGAAGATTTGGACCGAAAATTCTTGCGGGTTTTTATTCTCCTCTAAAAGAACTCAGTAAATCTGAGATCCGACAGTTGATAAGCTTCTTTCAAATCGAACCGGTGAAGATTGGTGAATCTTCCGTTCGTGAAGGCTGTAAATTGAAGCATCTTATGAAAATGTTGATCAATCCAGATTATCATGGTAAGGCTGTTTCCGAGGCGAACGAGTTACTCCTCAAGTTTCTACGGTACAAGGGTAAGTCAGTCAAGCTGGCAAATGTGAAGATCATCGGCCCTCTTTCAAAAAACATCGCACTCGTCAACGTTTATCCGCACTTGGAAGATGTTGAAAAGCAGGAAATTTTTCTAACTCTGAAGGATTTGAATGTTATCGATGAGATATACGTGCTGGATCGAGCGGTGAGGCTAAAAATTCTGGTCAATCCGGGTTTGTACAATGATCCCTCAGCACTCGAAGACATCTTTACAGGTTTCATTGAGAGAGACTTTGCTGTTCCGGTGAGCGTAGTTTGGATCAAGGCTCGTAACAATCGTCTAAGAACTTTTCAAGTGGTGGATTTCGAGTATGAATAG
- a CDS encoding metallophosphatase family protein has translation MKLLLLSDTHVPVYLKSLPKSLADFAKEVDTVVGLGDYTNLNTVLELKAISKNFYGVHGNMDEIDVKENLPQVLVVRFGPFDVGLCHGWGPPYQIRERILNLFEEKPQVIFYGHTHFIDDSELKNVRFINPGSFGENGSVAIVEICGQMLTVNFKKLSIT, from the coding sequence ATGAAACTTTTATTGTTGAGCGATACTCACGTACCTGTTTATTTAAAATCTCTTCCAAAAAGCTTAGCTGATTTTGCTAAAGAGGTTGACACCGTCGTTGGCCTTGGAGATTATACCAATTTGAACACCGTTCTTGAACTCAAAGCGATATCTAAAAATTTCTACGGTGTTCATGGTAACATGGACGAGATAGATGTGAAGGAGAATTTACCACAGGTTTTAGTCGTACGTTTCGGTCCTTTCGATGTAGGCTTGTGTCACGGTTGGGGACCGCCTTATCAGATAAGGGAGAGGATTCTAAATCTTTTTGAAGAAAAGCCACAGGTGATTTTCTACGGACATACGCACTTCATTGATGATTCGGAACTTAAAAATGTGCGCTTTATTAATCCGGGAAGCTTTGGTGAAAATGGTAGTGTTGCCATCGTTGAAATATGTGGTCAAATGCTCACGGTCAACTTCAAAAAATTGTCGATCACTTGA
- a CDS encoding ROK family protein, with translation MNVIGVDLGGTNYAVGLVDEDGKILARIEGETKVDEGPDAVVERLVDSILNLSKESSVSAVGIGSPGSIDHVTGTVKFSPNFPGWIDFPLAEKIEKRTSLRVFVENDANAYALGERMFGVAKGLDHVVCLTLGTGIGGGVITHGILLRGSTGIGAELGHMNVLPNGPKCGCGSRGCLEALASATAIRNFVREGFERHPESSLFKLKKPEFVTPKDVFDQAKLGDHFALQIFNTVVDALAVAIGSLVNIFNPQMVVIGGGMANAGDFLLDPVKERAKNYVLPTMVGTYKVELSRLGKDAGILGAASIVFERLFER, from the coding sequence TTGAACGTCATAGGTGTTGATCTGGGTGGAACGAACTACGCTGTAGGGCTCGTTGATGAAGATGGAAAGATTTTAGCGAGGATTGAAGGAGAAACTAAGGTAGATGAGGGACCAGATGCTGTTGTTGAAAGACTTGTAGATTCAATTCTCAACTTGAGCAAGGAGAGTTCAGTCTCAGCCGTTGGGATTGGATCACCTGGAAGTATTGATCACGTAACGGGTACTGTGAAGTTCTCGCCAAACTTCCCTGGGTGGATAGACTTTCCTCTCGCGGAGAAGATAGAAAAAAGAACCTCATTGAGAGTCTTCGTTGAGAACGATGCTAATGCTTACGCTCTCGGTGAAAGAATGTTCGGTGTGGCGAAAGGTTTGGATCACGTCGTTTGTCTCACGCTTGGTACTGGCATAGGTGGTGGGGTAATAACACACGGTATTCTTTTGAGAGGTAGTACGGGCATCGGAGCTGAATTGGGACACATGAATGTTTTACCCAACGGTCCAAAATGTGGTTGTGGCTCTCGAGGATGCTTGGAAGCTTTGGCTTCGGCCACGGCCATAAGGAATTTTGTGAGGGAAGGTTTTGAGAGACACCCAGAGTCCTCTCTGTTCAAGTTGAAGAAACCAGAGTTCGTCACACCGAAGGATGTATTTGATCAAGCGAAACTCGGTGATCATTTTGCCTTGCAAATCTTCAACACGGTTGTAGATGCTCTCGCTGTGGCGATTGGAAGTTTGGTGAACATCTTCAACCCTCAGATGGTGGTTATCGGTGGCGGTATGGCCAACGCTGGAGACTTCTTACTTGATCCTGTTAAAGAACGGGCAAAAAATTATGTTTTGCCAACGATGGTTGGAACATACAAGGTTGAATTGAGCCGTCTTGGCAAGGATGCAGGTATCCTTGGTGCTGCATCTATTGTCTTCGAGAGGTTGTTTGAACGATGA